In a single window of the Gossypium hirsutum isolate 1008001.06 chromosome A13, Gossypium_hirsutum_v2.1, whole genome shotgun sequence genome:
- the LOC107893638 gene encoding E3 ubiquitin-protein ligase RFI2 translates to MGLRSNSVDDVVVEDGDGGDGGGNVDCRNGGKSFGSVSCSICLETVTDNGDRSWANLQCGHQFHLDCIGSAFNIKGAMQCPNCRKIEKGQWLYANGCRSNPEFSVDDLTHDDDIYDLSFSEMSFGVHWCPFGSLAQLPSSFEQGELLSTTYHELLGQHAIFAEHSSSATHPCQYIAYFGPTIHPSSSNSSGTIPDSSSFQSHWNGPSVPSEIPPSYAFPAMNLHYQGWEHHSAPFSTSNRRIGGSGQPSIPPVSQRSARNSSDMPRPGTFMHPFVAGHSSGTRTASAVASSFIPPYPGSNARARDRVQALQAYYQHHHPSSLPALRTPIVSGSRRLGSHRSHGHGHVGPVASSSDHVGGFYFIPSGTSGGRSFQEPENPMSSQFHAWERDHLSSFSLSQVERDPGWGALHEAATSGSDPGCSFRQRLGSERPPSQSRS, encoded by the exons ATGGGATTAAGGAGCAATAGTGTGGATGATGTAGTGGTGGAAGACGGTGACGGAGGTGATGGTGGCGGTAATGTTGATTGCAGAAATGGAGGGAAGTCTTTCGGCTCGGTTTCATGCTCGATTTGCCTCGAAACGGTTACTGATAATGGAGATCGATCGTGGGCTAATCTTCAATGTGGTCATCAATTTCATTTGG aTTGCATTGGTTCAGCATTCAATATAAAGGGTGCCATGCAATGCCCTAACtgtagaaaaattgaaaaaggtcAATGGCTTTATGCCAATGGTTGCCGTTCAAACCCAGAATTTAGTGTGGATGATTTGACACATGATGACGACATTTATGATCTAAGTTTCTCTGAAATG TCATTTGGAGTTCATTGGTGTCCATTTGGAAGCTTAGCACAACTTCCTTCATCATTTGA GCAGGGAGAGCTTTTGTCTACAACAT ATCATGAGTTACTGGGACAACATGCTATCTTTGCTGAACATTCTTCTTCTGCTACTCATCCATGCCAATATATAGCTTACTTTGGGCCAACGATTCATCCCTCTTCCTCAAATTCCAGTGGAACTATTCCAGATAGTTCTAGCTTCCAGAGTCACTGGAATGGTCCGTCTGTGCCTAGTGAGATACCTCCATCTTATGCTTTTCCTGCAATGAATCTCCATTATCAAGGTTGGGAGCACCATTCCGCTCCATTCTCTACATCTAACCGTCGAATTGGTGGTTCCGGTCAACCTTCAATTCCACCTGTCAGTCAAAGGTCTGCCAGGAACAGTTCAGATATGCCAAGACCAGGAACTTTTATGCATCCATTTGTTGCTGGCCACAG TTCTGGTACTAGAACAGCAAGTGCAGTTGCTTCCTCATTTATCCCTCCTTACCCTGGTAGCAATGCCCGGGCTCGTGATAGAGTTCAAGCTCTTCAGGCATACTATCAACACCACCACCCTAGCAGCTTGCCAGCATTACGGACACCCATTGTTTCTGGCTCCCGAAGGCTGGGCAGCCATAGAAGTCATGGTCATGGTCATGTTGGACCAGTGGCCTCTTCATCTGACCATGTGGGTGGCTTCTATTTCATTCCATCAGGTACTTCAGGTGGCCGGAGCTTTCAAGAGCCTGAAAACCCTATGTCATCTCAGTTCCATGCTTGGGAAAGAGACCATTTATCATCATTTTCACTAAGCCAGGTTGAGAGAGATCCAGGTTGGGGTGCACTCCATGAGGCTGCCACCAGTGGTTCAGATCCCGGATGCAGCTTCCGCCAGAGGCTTGGATCTGAGAGGCCACCTTCACAAAGTCGTTCATAG
- the LOC107893639 gene encoding serine/arginine-rich splicing factor SR30 isoform X1, whose product MGRSSRTLYVGNLPGDTRMREVEDLFYKYGPIVDIDLKIPPRPPGYAFVEFEDPRDAEDAIRGRDGYNFDGNRLRVELAHGGRRPSSSVDRYSSYSGSSSRGPSRRSDYRVLVTGLPSSASWQDLKDHMRKAGDVCFSQVFRDRGGMTGIVDYTNYDDMKYAIRKLDDSEFRNAFSRAYIRVKEYDSRYDSKRSYSRSPSRSPYSRSPSRSYSYRSRSRSRSKSPRAKYLRRSLTVSRSVSPRSHSVSPARSYSSSVGCQLSAWQKKIWLFAAIRGLDVRNFDGMWCSNACNSFIFWLRSRSKSRSITPSPRPWKRSPSRSRSVTRSHSPSEKSE is encoded by the exons ATGGGCCGTTCAAGCCGCACGCTCTATGTGGGCAATCTGCCTGGGGATACTCGTATGAGGGAAGTTGAAGATTTATTTTACAAg TATGGACCCATTGTTGATATTGACTTGAAGATCCCACCAAGGCCCCCTGGTTATGCATTTGTTGAG TTTGAGGATCCTCGTGATGCTGAAGATGCAATTCGTGGTCGAGATGGTTATAACTTTGATGGGAATCGTCTAAGG GTTGAACTTGCTCATGGTGGGCGAAGACCTTCTTCATCTGTGGATCGTTATAGTAGTTACAGTGGTAGCAGTAGCCGTGGGCCTTCCAGGCGCTCTGACTATCGTG TTTTGGTGACTGGTTTACCTTCTTCTGCTTCATGGCAAGACCTAAAG GATCACATGCGAAAAGCTGGGGATGTCTGTTTCTCTCAAGTGTTTCGTGATCGTGGAG GCATGACAGGGATTGTAGATTACACGAACTATGATGATATGAAATATGCT ATAAGGAAGCTTGATGACTCTGAGTTTCGAAATGCATTTAGCCGGGCTTACATACGG gtGAAGGAGTATGATTCAAGATATGATTCTAAGCGCAGCTACTCTAGAAGTCCTAGTCGTAGCCCATATAGTCGAAGCCCTAGTCGCAGTTATAGTTATAGGAGCAGGAGCAGGAGCAGGAG CAAGTCTCCAAGGGCCAAATACTTGCGTCGATCTCTAACGGTATCAAGGTCTGTCTCACCTCGTTCCCATTCAGTGTCACCTGCCCGCTCCTATTCGAG TTCGGTTGGATGTCAGCTTTCGGCTTGGCAGAAAAAG ATCTGGCTCTTTGCGGCAATCCGTGGATTGGATGTTAGGAACTTTGATGGGATGTGGTGCTCAAATGCCTGCAACTCATTTATTTTTTGGTTGAG ATCTCGATCCAAATCCAGATCAATCACTCCATCT CCTCGCCCATGGAAACGCAGTCCAAGTAGGAGCCGAAGTGTAACTCGTTCTCATTCACCATCT GAGAAATCTGAATGA
- the LOC107893639 gene encoding serine/arginine-rich splicing factor SR30 isoform X2, whose amino-acid sequence MGRSSRTLYVGNLPGDTRMREVEDLFYKYGPIVDIDLKIPPRPPGYAFVEFEDPRDAEDAIRGRDGYNFDGNRLRVELAHGGRRPSSSVDRYSSYSGSSSRGPSRRSDYRVLVTGLPSSASWQDLKDHMRKAGDVCFSQVFRDRGGMTGIVDYTNYDDMKYAIRKLDDSEFRNAFSRAYIRVKEYDSRYDSKRSYSRSPSRSPYSRSPSRSYSYRSRSRSRSKSPRAKYLRRSLTVSRSVSPRSHSVSPARSYSRSRSKSRSITPSPRPWKRSPSRSRSVTRSHSPSEKSE is encoded by the exons ATGGGCCGTTCAAGCCGCACGCTCTATGTGGGCAATCTGCCTGGGGATACTCGTATGAGGGAAGTTGAAGATTTATTTTACAAg TATGGACCCATTGTTGATATTGACTTGAAGATCCCACCAAGGCCCCCTGGTTATGCATTTGTTGAG TTTGAGGATCCTCGTGATGCTGAAGATGCAATTCGTGGTCGAGATGGTTATAACTTTGATGGGAATCGTCTAAGG GTTGAACTTGCTCATGGTGGGCGAAGACCTTCTTCATCTGTGGATCGTTATAGTAGTTACAGTGGTAGCAGTAGCCGTGGGCCTTCCAGGCGCTCTGACTATCGTG TTTTGGTGACTGGTTTACCTTCTTCTGCTTCATGGCAAGACCTAAAG GATCACATGCGAAAAGCTGGGGATGTCTGTTTCTCTCAAGTGTTTCGTGATCGTGGAG GCATGACAGGGATTGTAGATTACACGAACTATGATGATATGAAATATGCT ATAAGGAAGCTTGATGACTCTGAGTTTCGAAATGCATTTAGCCGGGCTTACATACGG gtGAAGGAGTATGATTCAAGATATGATTCTAAGCGCAGCTACTCTAGAAGTCCTAGTCGTAGCCCATATAGTCGAAGCCCTAGTCGCAGTTATAGTTATAGGAGCAGGAGCAGGAGCAGGAG CAAGTCTCCAAGGGCCAAATACTTGCGTCGATCTCTAACGGTATCAAGGTCTGTCTCACCTCGTTCCCATTCAGTGTCACCTGCCCGCTCCTATTCGAG ATCTCGATCCAAATCCAGATCAATCACTCCATCT CCTCGCCCATGGAAACGCAGTCCAAGTAGGAGCCGAAGTGTAACTCGTTCTCATTCACCATCT GAGAAATCTGAATGA
- the LOC107893639 gene encoding serine/arginine-rich splicing factor SR30 isoform X3, with translation MGRSSRTLYVGNLPGDTRMREVEDLFYKYGPIVDIDLKIPPRPPGYAFVEFEDPRDAEDAIRGRDGYNFDGNRLRVELAHGGRRPSSSVDRYSSYSGSSSRGPSRRSDYRVLVTGLPSSASWQDLKDHMRKAGDVCFSQVFRDRGGMTGIVDYTNYDDMKYAIRKLDDSEFRNAFSRAYIRVKEYDSRYDSKRSYSRSPSRSPYSRSPSRSYSYRSRSRSRSKSPRAKYLRRSLTVSRSVSPRSHSVSPARSYSRSGSLRQSVDWMLGTLMGCGAQMPATHLFFG, from the exons ATGGGCCGTTCAAGCCGCACGCTCTATGTGGGCAATCTGCCTGGGGATACTCGTATGAGGGAAGTTGAAGATTTATTTTACAAg TATGGACCCATTGTTGATATTGACTTGAAGATCCCACCAAGGCCCCCTGGTTATGCATTTGTTGAG TTTGAGGATCCTCGTGATGCTGAAGATGCAATTCGTGGTCGAGATGGTTATAACTTTGATGGGAATCGTCTAAGG GTTGAACTTGCTCATGGTGGGCGAAGACCTTCTTCATCTGTGGATCGTTATAGTAGTTACAGTGGTAGCAGTAGCCGTGGGCCTTCCAGGCGCTCTGACTATCGTG TTTTGGTGACTGGTTTACCTTCTTCTGCTTCATGGCAAGACCTAAAG GATCACATGCGAAAAGCTGGGGATGTCTGTTTCTCTCAAGTGTTTCGTGATCGTGGAG GCATGACAGGGATTGTAGATTACACGAACTATGATGATATGAAATATGCT ATAAGGAAGCTTGATGACTCTGAGTTTCGAAATGCATTTAGCCGGGCTTACATACGG gtGAAGGAGTATGATTCAAGATATGATTCTAAGCGCAGCTACTCTAGAAGTCCTAGTCGTAGCCCATATAGTCGAAGCCCTAGTCGCAGTTATAGTTATAGGAGCAGGAGCAGGAGCAGGAG CAAGTCTCCAAGGGCCAAATACTTGCGTCGATCTCTAACGGTATCAAGGTCTGTCTCACCTCGTTCCCATTCAGTGTCACCTGCCCGCTCCTATTCGAG ATCTGGCTCTTTGCGGCAATCCGTGGATTGGATGTTAGGAACTTTGATGGGATGTGGTGCTCAAATGCCTGCAACTCATTTATTTTTTGGTTGA